ATCCCACACTTTCAAAACTGCCATCCTGTATTAGGGTACCCGGCTAAGCTGTGGGGAGACCCTGGAGAGATTTATGCAAAGGAGGACCTGGACAAAGGTGCCCACTCAGGCCCTCAAGAGTGGAGAatggaagagagagaggcagagcccTGTGTCTTCCGTGTTGCTGTGCACAGGAGAAACGTGACCAAAGGACTGAGGTAGGAACCGGGGACAGGGCGGATAAGGCCAGAGATGTGAAGTTTGCACCCTTGGCCTGCCCTTTGCACACTGCTGCCTTGCTATGTTCCTTGCTTTGGCAGATCCAGAAAGTGGAGCACAAGACTGGGGTTACCCTCGACTCCAGGAAAGGCTTAGCTATTGACTAGAGACCTGGGCATTGGTGAAAGTGGGGGAAAAGACAGAATACTGGGGTAGGCAGAAAGCCAAGGGGCGGGTGTAGCAGGCAACCCCAGGGAAGTTGGGAAGGCCCGGCAGGGTGAGAGAAGCCGCACAGCGCCTCCCTCGCGAGCCGGTGTGAAAGGGGCCGTCCCACGGTGTGCACCCCGCTGAGCTCAAGGGACATTGCACCTGGCCCATCTATTGCGCACAGCCCAGCCCAGGACGGCCGGCGGGGCAGACTGGGCAGGGCGGGTGCAAGGGCGGGGCGAGGTGTCTGCGCCCGGCCCCCTCCGCTGACTATAAAAGCAGCCGCTGGCTGTTGGGCTCCACCACGCCTTCAACGTGCACCACTGCCTCTTCCCTTCTGGCTTGGGAACTCCAGCCTCTCCTCGGGTTGCAATGGACCCCAACTGCTCCTGCGCGGCTGGTAAGGGGCTCCCGGGTTCTGTGTCTTGGGCAATGGACACTCATTAACTCACTGCTGTATCTTCTGCATCTCACGGCTCACtggctttttctgtttctcacagGTGACTCCTGCTCCTGCGCCGGCTCCTGCACGTGCGAAGAGTGTAAGTGCACCTCCTGCAAGAAGAGTGAGTGCGGGGCCATCTCCATTGTCTGGGGCTAAGGTTGGGAGGGAACCCAAGGCTGGCCCTGGAGGCATGCTTTTGGGGAACTGGCCTTCCTTTCTGCCCATACCTTGTCACTGCCTTTCCAGTCTTCTGCCCTGTCCAGGGCGCCTTTGGGGCTGGACAGCTTTCTCATAGGAAGACCTACCCCAAGTATTCCCTAGCTGTCTCCTGACAAAGCCATGCCATCCTGAACTAAGGGTCCTTTGGAGCTGGAGGCTCTGTTGGGCAGGGAGGTCCCTGGGCGAGTCAGTTGTGACCTCTCACGCTCCTCTTCTTCCCCAGGCTGCTGCTCCCGCTACCGCGTGGGCTGTGCCAAGTGTGCCCAGGGCTATGTCTGCAAAGGGGCGTCAGAGACATGCAGCTGCTGCGATTGATGCCAGGACAGCCTTTCTCCCAGATGTTAATAGCCAGACATGTACaaacctagatttttttttataccACCTTGACCGGTTTGCTACATTCCTTTTCCTATGAAATATGTGAGTGATAATTAAACACTTTAGACATGATTCTGCCTTCAGTTTCCATTGTGTGTTTTGGAAATCAGAGACTGGGATCAGGGATTGAACTGGGAATGCAGACTCCTGGGCTCTAGATGGAAATGTGAGCCCCTGACAATCCAAGTGCCTTAAGGCAAGCCAAGCTGCCTCACTGTGCTTCCTGTTTTGCAGAAAGGAATAGCACATCGTCAGGTCATTGGTGGGTATCCGGCATACAGGACCACCTTCATTCTCAAATGCTGCACAGAAAATTCTGAATGCCTCCTGtttcttctctgatttctctgtCCAACTTCAATTCCTCTTTGGATTTCAGGTTCAAAAGTAACTACAGGGGATGGAATCAAACTCTTTAGTTATTTACTTCTACACGAGGCTTCTCAAACTCCAGGATGAAGGAGGGGTTTTTCATTCCTATCCATTCCACACCTAAACCTtggtaaatgaaataatactaataatgGAAATCATGAAACTAAATTCAATATACAAAATCTGGCTGAGCAGCATGACTCACACCTATATTCCCCATATTTTGAGAGGCAaatgggaggaccacttgacaccaggagtttgagactagccttggcaacatagggagactcctgtctctaaataaataaacaaacactttGCAAAGTTTGGTGGTgcaagtctgtaatcctagctactcggaggctgaggcaggagaatccatcTACCTCAGgaattgaaggctgcagtgagccatgttttcACCATTGCAccacagtctgggtgacagaaggagacctcataaaaaaattacaaaatccaCTTTTAGGCTCAACAGGAAAAAGTtcaatcaatataaaaagaaatatcagGAAAATTACAACTTTATAATCTACATATATGTTAATGGATGCTGTGCACTACAGACTGTAAATAGCACACAGGCCCTAGTGTGTAGATTACACACTTTGAGCAGCAGTGGTCATGACATCCTCACAAGGAACCATCAGTCCTGACTGGACAGTGTCACCAACAGGACACTCGCTGACCCCTGAGTGCTCCCTGTAGTGACTTGTGTCTGAATCTTTGGCAGTTTCTCCCAAGATTAAGCTACTTTAGTTCTTTAAATTCCAACCTTGATTAACTCAGGGGAGCAAAGTGACTGGGGATGTGGAGGAAAGCATCATCGTGGCAATGCAGAGTCATGAGAAGGACTGGGTCCAGATGAAGGATGTCGTGTGCCAATGCAGGGGTGACGGCATATTCTGCAGTTGGAAGGTGTGTTGCTGTTCATCAAGAAGGAGTGAGGCATCACCCTGGTGACTGGTAGTTAGGCCAACAGTAGGTTCCTCTGGCTACTGCTTCAGGGAATTGCTATTGCTGTTCAATCACAGAGGAAGATGAGTCAAGTGGCCCAGGAGTCAGGACCATGCTTGCCAGCAGGTGCCCTTTGTGAAGAGGGCAATTCAGAAGGCAGCCTGGGTCATGTGCAAGTCTCGGTGTCACATAACCAGATTCACAGCCCACTTCACACCTTCCTGGCTGTGGAGCCGGCACAAGCCccttaacctctctatgcctccATTTCCTGACTTGTAGAAAGCAGATTATAAATTTATGTAGAGATTAAGTGTGACAGTACCCTGGCACCTGGCTTGGCCTTAATAAACAGTGCTGTTATAATCATTTGTCCACGTGTGCCTCCTGGAGAGAGAATCATGTTAGATCCCATCAGGCTCCTTGGGTAACACTAATCTGCCTGGAGGTATGATGTGGACTGGAAGTTGAAGATGGGTCTCTTGTTGATCTGGTCTCAAGGGCATACGGATGACCTCCTGCACAAAATTCTCCAGGATGATACACTGCTGCAGCATTTGGACAGAGAACAAGCCTTTCCCACACTTTGAGTCAGTGATCTTCACACAAACTAGAGACATTTTGAATGTACAGGGTCTGGCGAGATTGTACTGTCTTCTAGAGGAGTTAAGcaatctgcccaaggtcacacagctcagaaGTAAAGGGACGAATGAATCTATGCTATGGCTGTCCTCATGTGCTCAACATAGCAGCAGATCATGATGTCAGCGGATGCTAAGCCCGGCCCCTCACAGTCCAGAGCTGGAAGGGCCCGTGGCCAGTTAGCCCTGCTGTGCCCTTGAAGGCAGCTGGGCAGCTGAATTCCAGAGAAGACCCAGAGCTATCCACAGGCTCTGACTGCCAACTCAGTGCTCTTCCCAATCTGCCTCTGTGGCAGGTTCAGAGTCCTCATGGTTCTCATGAACAGGTGACAGAGAGTTGTGATTGAGGGCATGTTGCTGCGGTCAACCTGCATGTATGCAAAACCCAGCAGCGTCACTTATATGTCAGTGACATAAcctctctgtgtttcagtttcctgCAGTGTAAAGGGGTAGAATGTACTCATGTGCCAAAAAATACCATATTGGCCAACTCTAGACAGTGTATATAATGATGGTCCCATAAGGTTATAATAAGGACATTTTACTGGACTTTTTAATGTTGAgctatgtttagatgcacaaatatttaccattgtgttacaattgcatATAATATTCAGTAACATGCTGTAGAGCTTTGAaccctaggagcaataggccacACCATATAATCTATGTGTAGTCTATGTGCGTAGTAGGTCATCATCCTACCTAATCAACACTCTGTGATGTCTGCACAAAGATGAAATTCCTTAAAGATGGGTTTATCAGAATGTATTCCCATTATTAAGTGATACTTGAGTGTAATAGGGATAGTTTCATAAAAGTAAATGATTTAGTGTATGTAGAGAACTTAGAATGCTACCTTGTACATCGTGAGTGCTCTACAACATTAGCTACGATTTCATTAGTGTCAATCATGGCTGCTAGGGCTGGAATGCGTGTacccttccaaaattcatgtgttgaattCTGATTCCTAGTGTGTTGCTTTTAAGAGGTGCTGCATTTTAGAGGTGACTACACTGAGAGGA
This genomic window from Macaca mulatta isolate MMU2019108-1 chromosome 20, T2T-MMU8v2.0, whole genome shotgun sequence contains:
- the LOC709712 gene encoding metallothionein 1H-like isoform X2: MDPNCSCAAGDSCSCAGSCTCEECKCTSCKKSCCSCCPLGCAKCAQGCICKGASEKCSCCA
- the LOC709712 gene encoding metallothionein 1H-like isoform X3, producing the protein MDPNCSCAAGDSCSCAGSCTCEECKCTSCKKSECGAISIVWG
- the LOC702286 gene encoding metallothionein-2, with the protein product MDPNCSCAAGDSCSCAGSCTCEECKCTSCKKSCCSRYRVGCAKCAQGYVCKGASETCSCCD